A DNA window from Jaculus jaculus isolate mJacJac1 chromosome 1, mJacJac1.mat.Y.cur, whole genome shotgun sequence contains the following coding sequences:
- the Hemgn gene encoding hemogen codes for MDLGKEQSHQKLHQTLAPHPEECRVPEIIGTWRLRNRDQLRKRKAEAQEKQTSQWLLGEQKKRKYQRTGKGNQRGQKRQRNAEAKVEPPPQREKEVEKVPALAERDTEPPATEALPLPASPPEAAPAERPSELREESIGYQESPECHEPAVLSHSPETGQDVTEPEDLAPKMSLETAVCQDHSFKIIQDVAGPEVLSPKICQETAMCQDLASKVCQDMAEPEVHSPKTCQETALPRDLVSVSEDAADPKGCSPEVSPRAHVPEPYPLDTSQTIVIPEESVSEPDQEMAEAEGSFAKAQAIALSEDISAETHREAVEPEYFSHKICKEIAVPTNSFQNTIQETPGSEEYSPEIDQETTKSEDYSPETYQEAARPEEYLPEIYQETPELENYSPETYQEVPEPEDLSIKTCKNREVPKDFLPEPSQGTDGPQDQDPNARQENAKDVCTFCPEMREKVKAEEPEIPAIPHVPQENCPENDIYSYVLF; via the exons ATGGACTTGGGGAAGGAGCAGTCTCATCAGAAACTCCATCAGACACTGGCCCCTCATCCGGAGGAGTGCCGTGTGCCAG AAATCATTGGAACATGGCGTCTACGAAATAGAGACCAACTCaggaaaagaaaagctgaagCCCAAGAGAAGCAGACGTCACAGTGGCTCCTTGG AGAACAGAAAAAACGCAAGTATCAGAGAACAGgcaaaggaaatcaaagaggcCAAAAGAGACAACGAAATGCAGAAGCAAAGGTGGAGCCTCCAccacaaagagaaaaggaagtggaGAAAGTGCCCGCACTCGCTGAGAGAGACACCGAGCCACCTGCCACCGAAGCACTTCCACTGCCAGCCTCCCCGCCAGAAGCTGCGCCTGCCGAGCGCCCATCTGAACTACGTGAAGAAAGCATTGGGTACCAGGAGAGTCCTGAGTGCCACGAACCGGCAGTACTGAGCCACTCTCCTGAAACAGGCCAAGATGTGACTGAACCTGAAGACCTCGCTCCTAAAATGTCCCTAGAAACAGCTGTCTGTCAAGACCATTCTTTCAAAATAATCCAAGATGTGGCTGGACCTGAAGTCCTTTCTCCTAAAATATGTCAAGAAACTGCTATGTGTCAAGACCTTGCTTCCAAAGTATGCCAAGACATGGCTGAGCCTGAAGTCCATTCTCCCAAAACCTGCCAAGAGACAGCTCTTCCCAGAGACCTTGTTTCTGTATCTGAAGACGCAGCTGACCCGAAAGGATGCTCTCCCGAAGTATCCCCCAGAGCACATGTGCCTGAACCCTATCCTCTTGACACGAGCCAAACAATAGTCATACCAGAAGAATCTGTTTCTGAACCAGATCAAGAAATGGCTGAGGCTGAAGGCTCCTTTGCCAAAGCACAAGCCATAGCGCTGTCTGAAGatatttctgcagaaacacaCCGAGAAGCAGTTGAACCTGAGTACTTTTCCCATAAGATATGTAAAGAAATTGCTGTGCCTACTAACTCCTTTCAAAACACAATCCAAGAAACACCTGGGTCTGAAGAATATTCACCTGAAATAGACCAGGAGACTACTAAGTCTGAAGATTATTCACCTGAAACCTACCAGGAAGCAGCCAGGCCTGAAGAATATTTACCTGAAATATACCAAGAAACACCTGAGCTTGAGAACTATTCACCTGAAACCTACCAAGAAGTGCCTGAGCCTGAAGATCTCTCTATTAAGACTTGTAAGAATAGGGAAGTGCCTAAAGATTTCCTTCCAGAACCAAGCCAAGGAACAGATGGGCCCCAAGACCAGGACCCTAATGCACGGCAGGAAAATGCCAAGGATGTCTGTACTTTCTGTCCAG aaatgagagaaaaagTCAAAGCAGAAGAACCTgaaataccagcaattccacatGTTCCTCAAGAGAATTGCCCAGAAAATGACATCTatagttatgttttgttttaa